TATTATTTTATTTAAATGCAAAGCTTAATTTTCAATCCTTATTTCATTTCAGAAAGCAAAGGTAAATAAAATTTGCTCCACGAAGCTTGAAAATAATGCTTCATCAAATCAACTTGTTGATTATTCTTGACTCACTTAAATATTAAGAGTTTAAATAATACTTTGCGTCAAAAAAATAATCCTAATTTCAGATTTAAATCTAATTTAAAAAGCCCTTCAATCTTCAGATCAAAATGAAAATTTTATCTTTGTAACACCAAAAACATTTATGAGAGTTTACAACACCAAACATTTCCTGAAAATCCTTTTCAGTTTACATAAAAGTGATACTTTAAAGATCTTATTTCCGAGTATGGTTCTTGTAGGATTATATTCATGGGGGATTGAATATCTGGAACTGGAATATTTTCATTTAACTTCCAAATCAGGGATCAGCAATGTGGGAATGATCCATTCTTTATTAGGCTTTGTCCTTTCTTTGTTATTGGTTTTCAGAACCAATACAGCGTATGACCGATGGTGGGAAGGCAGAAAACTATGGGGGAAATTAGTGAATGACACCCGAAATTTTGCCATAAAAGTCAATACTATTCTTGGCGATGACAGACAGACTGCTGATCAGATGGCAAGATATCTTAAATTCTTTCCGCACTTTTTAGCAAAACATTTATCCAAAGAATCCACTAGGCTGGCTTTGGATGAAGATTATTCTGAACTGGAAAAAAAATTAACCAATCACGGGCCCAGCGAAATTGTCATTTTGATGAGTCATAAACTGAATCAATTAAAAAAAGAGGGGAAAATTTCGGATATTGAAATGCTGTATCTGGACAATCAGCTTTCAGGTTTTCTTGAAGTTTGCGGTGGTTGTGAAAGAATTAAAAATACACCTATTCCGTATTCTTATTCTTCGTTTATCAAGAAGTTCATTATTCTGTATGTCTTTGCTCTACCTATTGCCTACGTGATTAATATCGGGAACTTTATCATTCCGCTGACAGTTTTTATTTATTATGTTTTAATGAGTCTTGAACTCATTGCCGAGGAAATTGAAGATCCCTTCAACAATGACGAAAATGATATTCCCATGGAAACGATCGCTCAGAATATTGAGCGAAATGTGCATCAGATTATAAACGAAAAAAATAAAATCAAGCCTTAGAGCTTGATTTCTTTTATTTCGCCGTCCTGCTTTATTTCCACAAACTTACTTTCGCGATTTCCTGCGTTGTAACCATAGAAAAACGTTTGATAAATAGGGGTAGAATATAAATAACCACCATACGCATTATAAGCATCCGATTGTCCGGTTTGTTTCTGATAACTTGCGGTTGCTGTGAAATTAATGATGGTTTCCAGATAATATTTTCCGGGTTTTAGTTTTTCGAATTTAAATCTTCCGCGGTCGTCTGTTAAGGCTTCAATTCTGTATTTAAAAGCTTCTTCAGACATATAAACCGTTGTTTTTTTATTTTCATACTTCTTCCTCATGTCATAAAACTCCTCAAAATAAGGCGTTACCGGAAAAAGCATAATCACAGTTCCTTTTTTAGCATAATGTTTTTCTGCCAGCAAAGGTTTGATTCCCCAATTGTTTTTCTGTTTCGTGGAAGCCACCCCTTCAATGGTTGAGTTCCCGAAACCAATCATATTCTGAGCTAATTTTTTATCGAAAAAAGCTTGCGGATAGTATGTATTTTGTGCTTTGGTAAAAGTAAAAGCAGATACCATAGTCATTAAAACGAGTACATTTTTCATAGCTGATATTTTAGCCAAATATAGGTATTTTGTAAAATCGAATAAATACCCATATTTGGGGATAGAAATGTTAAAATTCTTCATGTATTCATGAACATGAATTTATATTATTTCAACAAATATTAATTTTAAACAAAAAAGAATTATGAAATATTCATTATTAATTGCATTGTGTACATTCGGAATCATGTCTGCCCAAAAACCATGCGGCTTCAAAGACGGATTACAGGAAGGAAGTTGTAAACAGTTTTACGAAAACGGACAGGTAAAAGAAATTGCAGAATGGAAAAAAGGAAAATTAGAAGGCGATGCTGTTTTCTATTATGATAACGGAAAAGTGCAGGCCAAAGGAGAATATAAGAAAGATTATAAGGTTAAAGAATGGTCTTACTTCAATAAAGAAGGTATTTTAACCTCAAAGGAAGTTTTTAGAAATGGCGAGAAAAATATTTATGACAACAGTTTGGTTGCCACTTTTTATAATTCTTCCGGAATTATTACTGAAATTTCAAATTTTAAATTTGGTAAATTGCAGGGCGAAAGTAAACTTTTTTATGATAATGGAAAATCTGTAAAGCAAATCGGATATTACGATAACGGAATTGCCACAGGAAAATGGAAAATGCTTTACCCGTCTGGAAAAATCCAAAGGGAAACGGAATTCGTAAATGATAAATGGAACGGAACCAGAGTTCATTACCGCGAAAACGGAAGCATAGAGAAAACAGAAGTTTACAAAGACGGAAAATTAATCTCAACAAAATAAGACATTGGTACACAAATTAAAACTGGAAAAACTCAACAGAATAGATGTAGAAACTTTTAAATCGGTTGAAAAAATTCCTTTGGTCGTGGTTTTAGACAACATCAGAAGTATGCATAATGTAGGGGCAACCTTCAGAACGGCAGATGCATTTTTGGTTCAGAAAATTATTCTTTGCGGAATTACGCCTCAGCCGCCACACCGTGAAATTCACAAAGCCGCTTTGGGAGCAACGGAAAGTGTAGACTGGAGCCACGAGAGTGATATTAATACAACCATTGCCGATTTAAAATCGCAGGGTTTTGAAGTTGTGGGTATTGAACAAACAACAAGCAGCCAAATGATTACTGATTTTACGATCGATAAATCGAAGAAATATGCGGTTATTTTAGGAAATGAAGTAGAAGGAATCAGCGATGAAGCGTTACCGAATATTGATTCTTTTATTGAAATTCCTCAATTGGGAACCAAGCATTCTTTGAATGTAAGCGTTTGCGGTGGAATTGTAATGTGGGAATTTGCGAAGGTTTTGGGAATAAAATAAAAAAGATTTCTAATTAGATCTCATGTGATCTTTGTTGAGTGAAACGCCTTTGTGAACTTACACGCATTTAGTAGTCAAAAAAAATACTTTGCGAACTTTGTGTTAAAATAAAATTGAAAAAGCTTTAAAATAAAAAAACTGCATGTGTCTAACAGACAGTGCAGTTTGAAATAAATCTAATAAAAAGTAAAAATGAAAGGCGACAAAGATACTTCTTTTTTCGACACGAACAAATTTTAATTTCTGTTTTTTAAAAATTCAAGAAAAAAAGTTTCATTTTCAGAAAAAGTTTCATTTAATTTTTTATAAATTAGCACCATGTTTATCAAGGACTATATCTCAAAAGACTTCCCATGCTTTAGCCTTACTGACTCGATAGAATCAGCAAGGAACATGTTAGAAGACTTTGGATATTCTCATATTTTCATTAAAAAATCCCACCACTTTTACGGTGCCCTTGCACAGGACTTTCTTTACGAAGAAGAAGGAACACTGAAGGATCTGGAACGCCAAATCGAACGTTTTGCCATTCCGGAAGATAATAATATTATGGACAGCATCCGGCTGTTTCATACCTTCAATGCCAACGTAGTCCCTGTGATCAATAAAGCGGAAAAGTATCTGGGATACATCAGTTGTGAAGATATTTTCCAGGATTTATCGAAATATGCATTATTTTCAGAATCGGGAGCTATTCTTACGGTGGAAACGCCTTCCAGAAAATACTCGATGACGGAGATCGCCAATATTGTGGAGAGCAACAACTCGAAATTTTATGGTGCGTTTATCAGTTTCATGTCCGATGAGGTGATCCATGTAACGATAAAGATCAGCAATGAAAATCTGAGCTCCATTGATGAAACATTCGACCGATATGATTACAGAATTGTAGAAAAATATTATTCTGATGAAAAGTCGGATTTGTTGAATGACAGATTCGGATTTTTCCAGAAATTTATAGAAATATAAACTAATGAAGGCAGCCATATATTCTCAGAAAAAAGATCTTGATACTTTTTTATATTTAAGCAAATTTATTTCCGAACTGGAAAACAGAGGCGTAAAATCTGTTTTGTATGATGAGATGGCTGAAGCCCTTCAGTTTTCAAAAATTTTCGAAACCTTTAACAGCAAAAAGGATCTTGTAGATAAAGAGGTCGATCTTTTCTTCACTTTTGGTGGTGACGGAACGATCGTAAATTCTTTAACTTTTATTGAAGATCTTGAAATCCCAATCGTTGGTGTAAATACCGGAAGATTAGGATTTTTGGCGAGTTTTACCAAAGAAGAAGCTTTTAAAGAGCTTGATTCTATTTTGAAAGGTGATGTAAAAACCAGCCGCCGATCTGTTATTCAAGTAGTTTCACCTGTTTTAGAAGATTTTTTTCCGTATGCTTTAAATGATGTTACCGTTTCCAGAAAAGAAACGACATCGATGGTAACGGTGGATTCTTATATTAATGATGAATTTTTAAATGTATTCTGGGGAGACGGTGTTATTGTTTCAACGCCTACCGGTTCTACGGCTTATTCATTAAGCTGTGGCGGCCCGATCATTTCTCCGAACAACGAAAACTTCGTCATCACACCTATCGCTCCTCACAATCTGAATGTAAGACCTTTGGTGGTGAACGATAGCGTGGAAATTAAATTCAGAGTTGAAAGCAGGGTTTCACAGTATTCCCTATCGCTGGATTCACGATTGATACATATAGAAACCGATAAAGAAATTGTAATTAAAAAGGCAGATTTCCAGATTTTACTGGTGCAGCCAAACAATTTGAGTTTCTACGAAACCATCCGCCAGAAGCTACTTTGGGGAAGGGATAAAAGAAATTAAGAATATTTTAAAAATTATTACCTTTACAGGAATTTTACAAACCCTAATAATTTATATTAAAACGTAAAACATGAGCAGAATTTTCCCGGCAGGAGTTGCCACAGGTCAGTTAGTGACTGATATTTTTCAGCACGCTAAAGAAAACAAATATGCATTGCCTGCAGTAAACGTAATTGGTTCAAGCAACACAAATGCAGTTTTGGAAACGGCAGCAAAATTAAACTCACCTGTTATTATTCAGTTCTCTAATGGTGGAGCTGCTTACAACGCAGGAAAAGGATTAAGCAATGATGGGCAAAAGTCTGCAATCTTAGGAGCTATTGCTGGTGCAAAACATATCCACACGCTTGCAGAAGCTTACGGAGCAACTGTAATTCTTCACACAGACCACGCGGCAAAGAAATTATTGCCTTGGATCGACGGATTGATGGATGCTAACGAAGAGTTCTTTAAACAAACAGGAAAATCTCTTTATTCTTCTCACATGCTGGATCTTTCTGAAGAATCTTTAGAAGAAAACTTAGAAATTTCTGCTAAATATTTCGAAAGAATGGCTAAAATCCAAATGACTCTTGAAGTAGAAATCGGAGTAACTGGAGGTGAAGAAGATGGTGTTGACAATTCTGATGTTGACAATTCAAAATTATATACTCAACCGGAAGATATCGCTTACACATACGAAAAGTTAAAAGCTATTTCTGATAACTTTACAATCGCTGCAGCTTTCGGAAACGTACACGGAGTTTACAAGCCAGGAAACGTGGTTCTTACACCAAAAATCCTTGATAATTCTCAGAAATATGTTCAGGAGAAATTCGGAACTGTTGAGAAGCCAATCAACTTCGTATTCCACGGAGGTTCTGGATCTACTGTAGAGGAGATCAGAGAGGCAATCGACTACGGTGTAATTAAAATGAACATTGATACTGACCTTCAGTTTGCTTACACAGAAGGTATCAGAGATTATATGGTAAACAATGTAGATTATTTAAGAACTCAAATCGGAAACCCTGAAGGTGAAGAAAAACCGAACAAAAAATTCTATGATCCAAGAGTTTGGGTAAGAAAAGGTGAGGAAACTTTCGCAGCAAGATTAGTTCAGGCATTTGAAGATTTAAATAACGTAAATACGCTTAAATAAATTATAATTGATAAGAGATGAATGATAGCTGATTTCTAAATCGCTTCTTTTATCTCTTATCATTTATCACACATCAATTATATACAATATGGCATTCGAGTGGTTTAAAAGAAAAGCACAAAATATTACGACATCTACTGATGAGAAAAAAGATGTTCCCAAAGGTCTTTGGCATCAGACTCCTTCAGGAAAAATTGTTGAGCATGACGAACTAAAGAGAAATAACTATGTTTCTCCGGAAGACGGATTTCATGTAAGAATAGGAAGTGCAGAGTTTTTTGATATCCTTTTTGATGAAGGTAAATTCACTGAATTGGATGCTAATGTTGAAAGTATTGACATCCTGAATTTCAAGGATACAAAACCTTATGCAGACCGTCTGAAAGAGGTAAAAGCAAAAACAAAACTGACAGATTCTATCAGAAATGCAGTAGGAACTGTAAAAGGAACTGAAATGGTAGTTTCTTGTATGGATTTCGCTTTTATCGGAGGTTCTCTAGGATCTGTAATGGGTGAAAAAATCAGAAGAGCGGTAGATTACTGTATCAAAAACAAACTTCCTTACATGATCATCTGCCAGTCTGGTGGAGCGAGAATGCAGGAAGCAACGTATTCTTTGATGCAGTTGGCAAAAGTTCAGGCTAAATTGGCTCAGCTTTCAGAAGCAGGACTTTTATATATCGCTTACCTTTGTGACCCTACTTTTGGTGGAATTACCGCTTCTTTCGCAATGACAGCCGATATTATTATGGCTGAACCAAAAGCATTGATCGGTTTTGCAGGACCAAGAGTTATCCGTGAAACGATCGGTAGAGACTTACCGGAAGGTTTCCAGACTTCGGAATTCCTTCAGGAAAAAGGTTTTGTAGATTTCATCGTGAAAAGAACTGAAATACAGGAAACCGTTGCTAAAACAGTAAAATTATTAGCAGTAAATGCTTAACGATTTGTAACAAAATACTACAATCTCTCTCTAATTAGGGAGAGATTTTTATTGATGAGAACTTTTAAAATATTTTTTAATACGATCCGAAGCATGAGCTTTAAAAAGATTTGTCGTCTTTTAGGGCTTGTTCTCCCCCATCCTATTTTCGCCATATTAAGTTTTCATGCTACCGTCCAGGCTTTTACCATTGCTCAGAAAAAGTTCCCGAAAACGGCTTCTAATAACGGAATAGGTAATGCTTTCAGACACGCACTTTGGTGCTGTTTTATTACGATGTACTGCTCAAAAGTTTCCTCTCCTGAGAAAGCTCTTGATTTCTGCAAAAAAATCACCGATATGCACGAAGAATTATTTCCCAACAAACCTTTGGAAACCAAAATGGATCTTCATAACAACGCATTCGGAATGAATTTTTACAGAGAATTATTGCCCGGAATTCACCGCCAGTTTTTTGAAAAAAGTTTTTTCATTGATGGATTGGAAAAGAAAATGAAAGAAGCCAAAGTTTTGAAAAATCTGGATGATAATTTTGAAGGATTTTTGGTTTATCTTGATGAAAAATAACCTATTTTCATATTCAATTATTCCTTTTCTTTCAACGTTTGTCTTTTCGGAGGAATCTAAGCTTTCCAATATTTATCATTTATTTTTGTTAGGTTTTGGCTAAAGCCAATTCTGATCCTCTATACTTGTTAAACGGGCTAAAGCCCGTTCCAATTGATATTAAAAGACAGCTTCATCATTTCATTCCTCGCAATAACTTAAAAATTCACCGTCTCTTTGTAATCTGAAGTTTTTTTGATAAGTTTAAACAATCTTAATTCAAACAAATGGTTCTCAGCAGAATTTGGTCGGCATTTATCATTATTGCCATTGCCATTGCCAGTATAAAATACGTCTCATCAAGCAACTACAAAACTATTTTCAATGATATGGTGGTAGGAAAAGGCGGCGATACGGTGAAAATTGCAACACAAAAAATGAATGTTGTTGCACCTATCGTGCGAGACAGTTTGATGAAAAAAAACAGTTTTGAAGACAACCGAATTTATTATAAAACCGATTCTTTAAAACAGGAAGTAAATGTCTACCGCGTTCAGGAAACAGACGGCGTGATCGGAACTTCCGAAACCGCAGTGAAAATCTGTCTGGGGCTGATTGGGATTATGGCTTTGTTCATGGGTTTCATGAGCATTGCAGAAAAAGCGGGCGGAATTAATCTTTTAAGTCGATTAATTCAACCATTTTTCTCAAAATTATTCCCTGAAATTCCGAAAAACCATCCCGCTTTTGGACATATGCTGATGAACTTCAGTGCCAATCTTCTGGGCTTGGATAATGCGGCAACTCCTTTTGGATTAAAAGCGATG
The sequence above is a segment of the Chryseobacterium sp. MYb264 genome. Coding sequences within it:
- the fbaA gene encoding class II fructose-bisphosphate aldolase, with translation MSRIFPAGVATGQLVTDIFQHAKENKYALPAVNVIGSSNTNAVLETAAKLNSPVIIQFSNGGAAYNAGKGLSNDGQKSAILGAIAGAKHIHTLAEAYGATVILHTDHAAKKLLPWIDGLMDANEEFFKQTGKSLYSSHMLDLSEESLEENLEISAKYFERMAKIQMTLEVEIGVTGGEEDGVDNSDVDNSKLYTQPEDIAYTYEKLKAISDNFTIAAAFGNVHGVYKPGNVVLTPKILDNSQKYVQEKFGTVEKPINFVFHGGSGSTVEEIREAIDYGVIKMNIDTDLQFAYTEGIRDYMVNNVDYLRTQIGNPEGEEKPNKKFYDPRVWVRKGEETFAARLVQAFEDLNNVNTLK
- a CDS encoding toxin-antitoxin system YwqK family antitoxin, whose protein sequence is MKYSLLIALCTFGIMSAQKPCGFKDGLQEGSCKQFYENGQVKEIAEWKKGKLEGDAVFYYDNGKVQAKGEYKKDYKVKEWSYFNKEGILTSKEVFRNGEKNIYDNSLVATFYNSSGIITEISNFKFGKLQGESKLFYDNGKSVKQIGYYDNGIATGKWKMLYPSGKIQRETEFVNDKWNGTRVHYRENGSIEKTEVYKDGKLISTK
- a CDS encoding bestrophin family protein, which gives rise to MRVYNTKHFLKILFSLHKSDTLKILFPSMVLVGLYSWGIEYLELEYFHLTSKSGISNVGMIHSLLGFVLSLLLVFRTNTAYDRWWEGRKLWGKLVNDTRNFAIKVNTILGDDRQTADQMARYLKFFPHFLAKHLSKESTRLALDEDYSELEKKLTNHGPSEIVILMSHKLNQLKKEGKISDIEMLYLDNQLSGFLEVCGGCERIKNTPIPYSYSSFIKKFIILYVFALPIAYVINIGNFIIPLTVFIYYVLMSLELIAEEIEDPFNNDENDIPMETIAQNIERNVHQIINEKNKIKP
- a CDS encoding NAD kinase; protein product: MKAAIYSQKKDLDTFLYLSKFISELENRGVKSVLYDEMAEALQFSKIFETFNSKKDLVDKEVDLFFTFGGDGTIVNSLTFIEDLEIPIVGVNTGRLGFLASFTKEEAFKELDSILKGDVKTSRRSVIQVVSPVLEDFFPYALNDVTVSRKETTSMVTVDSYINDEFLNVFWGDGVIVSTPTGSTAYSLSCGGPIISPNNENFVITPIAPHNLNVRPLVVNDSVEIKFRVESRVSQYSLSLDSRLIHIETDKEIVIKKADFQILLVQPNNLSFYETIRQKLLWGRDKRN
- a CDS encoding DUF6973 domain-containing protein — its product is MRTFKIFFNTIRSMSFKKICRLLGLVLPHPIFAILSFHATVQAFTIAQKKFPKTASNNGIGNAFRHALWCCFITMYCSKVSSPEKALDFCKKITDMHEELFPNKPLETKMDLHNNAFGMNFYRELLPGIHRQFFEKSFFIDGLEKKMKEAKVLKNLDDNFEGFLVYLDEK
- a CDS encoding CBS domain-containing protein encodes the protein MLEDFGYSHIFIKKSHHFYGALAQDFLYEEEGTLKDLERQIERFAIPEDNNIMDSIRLFHTFNANVVPVINKAEKYLGYISCEDIFQDLSKYALFSESGAILTVETPSRKYSMTEIANIVESNNSKFYGAFISFMSDEVIHVTIKISNENLSSIDETFDRYDYRIVEKYYSDEKSDLLNDRFGFFQKFIEI
- the accD gene encoding acetyl-CoA carboxylase, carboxyltransferase subunit beta gives rise to the protein MAFEWFKRKAQNITTSTDEKKDVPKGLWHQTPSGKIVEHDELKRNNYVSPEDGFHVRIGSAEFFDILFDEGKFTELDANVESIDILNFKDTKPYADRLKEVKAKTKLTDSIRNAVGTVKGTEMVVSCMDFAFIGGSLGSVMGEKIRRAVDYCIKNKLPYMIICQSGGARMQEATYSLMQLAKVQAKLAQLSEAGLLYIAYLCDPTFGGITASFAMTADIIMAEPKALIGFAGPRVIRETIGRDLPEGFQTSEFLQEKGFVDFIVKRTEIQETVAKTVKLLAVNA
- a CDS encoding RNA methyltransferase, producing MVHKLKLEKLNRIDVETFKSVEKIPLVVVLDNIRSMHNVGATFRTADAFLVQKIILCGITPQPPHREIHKAALGATESVDWSHESDINTTIADLKSQGFEVVGIEQTTSSQMITDFTIDKSKKYAVILGNEVEGISDEALPNIDSFIEIPQLGTKHSLNVSVCGGIVMWEFAKVLGIK